From the Fusobacterium ulcerans ATCC 49185 genome, the window TGGTAGGGGCTGATGTATACAGACCAGCAGCTATAAAACAGCTTCAGGTATTAGGAGAACAGATAGATGTTCCTGTATATGCAGAAGAGGACAATAAAGATGCAGTAGCTATCTGTGAACATGGACTGGCTAGGGCAAAAGAATTGAACTCAACATACATGATAATAGATACAGCTGGAAGACTTCATATAGATGAAAAACTTATGGATGAACTTAGAAATATAAAGAAAGCTGTAAGACCTCAGGAAATATTATTGGTAGTAGATGCTATGATAGGACAGGATGCTGTTAATCTGGCAGAATCTTTCAACAATGTACTTAGTATAGATGGAATAGTACTTACAAAACTAGATGGAGATACAAGAGGAGGAGCAGCCCTTTCTATAAAATCTGTTGTAGGTAAGCCTATTAAATTTGTAGGAGTTGGAGAAAGAATAGACGATATAGAACTTTTCCATCCAGAAAGACTTGTATCAAGAATCTTAGGAATGGGAGATGTAGTATCATTAGTTGAAAAGGCACAAAGTGCTATAGATGAAGAAGATGCAAAGTCGCTGGAAGAGAAGATAAGAACACAGAAGTTTGACTTAAATGACTTCTTGAAACAGCTTCAAAATATAAAAAAATTAGGTTCTCTTGGAAGTATCTTGAAAATGATACCAGGAATGGGACAGATTGGAGATTTAGCTCCTGCTGAAAAAGAAATGAAAAAAGTAGAAGCGATAATTCAATCAATGACTAAAGAGGAAAGAAAGAAACCTGATATACTTAAAGCAAACAGAAAGAAAAGAATAGCTTTAGGAAGTGGTACAGAAGTTGCTGATATCAACAGACTCTTAAAACAGTTTGAGCAGATGAAAGGCATGATGAAGATGTTTAGTGGTGGAAAAATGCCACAGTTCCCTGGAATGAAAGGTGGAAAGGGAGGAAAATTCCCTTTTTAAAAAATAAATAAAATTCAAAGAAATAAAAGGAGATGTGAAACAATGTTAAAATTAAGACTTACAAGATTAGGAGACAAAAAAAGACCTTCTTATAGAATCGTAGCTATGGAAGCTTTATCAAAAAGAGATGGGCAGGCTATCGCTTACTTAGGAAACTATTTCCCATTAGAAGATTCTAGAGTAGTATTAAAAGAAGAGGAAATCATTAAATTCCTAAGCAATGGAGCACAACCTACTAGAACTGTAAAATCAATTTTAGTTAAGGCTGGAGTATGGACAAAATTCGAAGAAACTAAAAGAAAATAGTCTAAAAATATTATAAAGGGAGGCTTTATACCAAGGTGTAGAGCCTCTTTTTCTAATCTTTAGTTAGACAATAATTAAAAGATTTGGTATAATATAGAGAAATTCGTGTGAAAATTTATAATAATTTTAAGAAGGGGAAATATGGAAAAAATATATAATGTAGTAGCCAAAAACTTAGGTCTAAAAATATCTCAAGTTACTAATACAATGCAGCTTTTAGATGAAGGAGCAACAGTACCCTTCATTTCAAGATATAGAAAAGAAGTGACTGAAAATTTAGATGAGATAGAAATAGGAAAAATACTTGAAACTGTAACTTATCTTAGAAATCTAGAAAAAAGAAAAGAAGAGGTAATCAGATTAATTGAAGAGCAGGGAAAACTTACTGAAGAGATACAAAAAAGTATTGAAGCTGCTGAAAAACTTCAAGAAGTAGAAGATATATACTTCCCTTATAGAAAGAAAAGAAAAACTAAAGCAGATATAGCTAAAGAAAGAGGATTAGAACCTCTTGCTGATGAAATGATGAAGCTTCCATCTATGGAAAAAGTAATGGAAAAAGCTCATGAATTTATAACAGAAGAAGTTCCAGCAGCAGAGGATGCTGTAGAAGGGGCTATGCTTATAATTGCTCAAAATATATCTGAAACTCCAGTATATAGAGAGCAGATCAGAGAGATAATGCTTAAATCTGGAATTTTAGTTACAAAAGAAACAAAAAAAGCTAAAGAGCTAGATGTAAAAAAAGTATATGGAGATTATTATGAATACAGAGAACCTGTATCAAAAATGCCTCCACATAGAATCCTTGCTGTAAATAGAGGAGAAAAGGAAGATATTCTTTCAGTTTCTGTAAC encodes:
- the ffh gene encoding signal recognition particle protein, which gives rise to MLDNLGSRFQEIFKKVRGHGKLSESNIKEALKEVRMSLLEADVNYKVVKDFTNKILEKSVGTDVLKGINPGQQFIKVVNDELVELLGGTNSRLTKGVRNPTVLMLSGLQGAGKTTFAAKLANYLKKQGESVLMVGADVYRPAAIKQLQVLGEQIDVPVYAEEDNKDAVAICEHGLARAKELNSTYMIIDTAGRLHIDEKLMDELRNIKKAVRPQEILLVVDAMIGQDAVNLAESFNNVLSIDGIVLTKLDGDTRGGAALSIKSVVGKPIKFVGVGERIDDIELFHPERLVSRILGMGDVVSLVEKAQSAIDEEDAKSLEEKIRTQKFDLNDFLKQLQNIKKLGSLGSILKMIPGMGQIGDLAPAEKEMKKVEAIIQSMTKEERKKPDILKANRKKRIALGSGTEVADINRLLKQFEQMKGMMKMFSGGKMPQFPGMKGGKGGKFPF
- the rpsP gene encoding 30S ribosomal protein S16, whose product is MLKLRLTRLGDKKRPSYRIVAMEALSKRDGQAIAYLGNYFPLEDSRVVLKEEEIIKFLSNGAQPTRTVKSILVKAGVWTKFEETKRK